In the Sulfurivermis fontis genome, GGTGATGTAATGCTCTTCCGGGGTGATTTCCGCCACAACGCTCTCCTGCACTCTGCGCTATTCCCGATAAAAAAGCTTAAGTAAATAACCCCACCGATACAACCCGAACGCCCCCATCCATCGCTCCACGCCGTCATGGCGCGACATTCCGCAATACATACATGCAATCTATTCAGTTATCGGAAAATTCGATGTTCCTTATATGTAATTTCTTATGGAGAGCGGGTATCGTGTCGTTCCTATTCAAAAAGGACTATTTCCCCGTGGCGCCTGGCGTCCTAGTCTTGCGGACCACACAGCCACGCGGCGCAGAATTCGCATGCATCCGTTGATGGAGGAAATTCAATGTCTGAGGTAATCGCAACCAACCAGACCATACTGGTCGTGGGTGGCGGCATCAGCGGCCTGACGGCGGCCCTGGAGGCAGCCGAGTGCGGCAAGCAGGTGATCCTGCTGGAAAAGTCGCCCAGCGTCGGTGGCCGTGTCAGCCAGCTGCACAAATACTTCCCCAAGCTGTGTATCCCCACCTGCGGTCTGGAAATCCAGTACCGCCGCCTCAAGGCCAACAAGAACGTGCGCTTGATCACCATGGCGGAAGTGACCGGGATCAGCGGCGCGGCCGGCAATTTCACCGTCAACGTCAAGGTGGCGCCGCGCTATGTCAACGAGAACTGCACCGCCTGCGGCGAATGCGAAAAGGCCGTCTCCGCCGAGTTCCCCGATGAGTTCAACTACGGCATGAAGCAGCGCAAGGGCGCCTATCTGGTGTCCCACATGGCCTACCCGCAGCGCTACGTCATCGACCCGCGCATCGTCGGCACCGACGACGGCGAGAAGGCCAAGGCCGCCTGCAAGTACGGCGCCGTGGACCTGGGGATGCAGGAACAGAACCTGAGCCTCAACGTCGGCGCCGTGGTCTGGGCCACCGGCTGGAAGCCGTACGATGCGGCGAAGATCCAGCCCTACGGCTACGACCGCTACGAAAA is a window encoding:
- a CDS encoding FAD-dependent oxidoreductase; translated protein: MSEVIATNQTILVVGGGISGLTAALEAAECGKQVILLEKSPSVGGRVSQLHKYFPKLCIPTCGLEIQYRRLKANKNVRLITMAEVTGISGAAGNFTVNVKVAPRYVNENCTACGECEKAVSAEFPDEFNYGMKQRKGAYLVSHMAYPQRYVIDPRIVGTDDGEKAKAACKYGAVDLGMQEQNLSLNVGAVVWATGWKPYDAAKIQPYGYDRYENVISNVEFERMLDPFGPTGGKIVRPSDGQAPKNIAFIQCAGSRDVNHLKHCSRICCMATLKQTTYVRDQLGDNCKSTVYYIDIRAIDRIDDFHRKVKEDPNVTFVKSKVANIVAGSGDNVVLKGVDTEGYKRYANEHDLVVLATGMESTVPAGVFPAGVPINEHNFIDLDSDCGIYGAGCSSDALDVNRAAQNATAAALRAIQVVNRVAGQEG